A stretch of the Mesorhizobium sp. Pch-S genome encodes the following:
- a CDS encoding tetratricopeptide repeat protein, with the protein MRVVFLPALAILTLAGCQTGTHSAVNPKNAAPASPSERLIKLADDIAKRGDSDTAIALYQKAAALPDARPSAYVKTGDAYMRAGDPDQAAKAYEAALAKSPNNGEAMLGLGSAMMDAGDYNAGMRALAQAAPLVNTSSSYNRLGVAQTLSGHTQEAQVTFGQALKMAPGDLDIETNMALAAGLEGNAGVALPLAQKLVGASNAQLHHKRNAVIVYGLLGQGDQVRATPPVGLPTQEINKLLSQAQSIRAKGSTQAKAQALGSVLG; encoded by the coding sequence ATGCGTGTCGTTTTCCTGCCGGCATTGGCAATCTTGACGCTGGCAGGTTGCCAGACGGGAACCCACAGCGCCGTCAATCCGAAGAATGCGGCTCCCGCTTCGCCTTCAGAACGGCTGATCAAGCTCGCCGACGACATTGCGAAGCGGGGCGACAGCGACACGGCGATCGCGCTCTACCAGAAGGCGGCGGCCCTGCCCGACGCCCGTCCGAGCGCCTACGTCAAAACGGGTGATGCTTACATGCGAGCCGGCGATCCGGACCAGGCCGCCAAGGCCTATGAAGCGGCGCTCGCCAAGTCACCGAATAATGGTGAAGCGATGCTTGGCCTGGGGTCAGCGATGATGGATGCCGGCGACTACAATGCCGGGATGCGGGCACTCGCCCAGGCGGCACCGCTGGTCAACACCAGCAGTTCCTACAATCGCCTCGGTGTGGCGCAGACGCTTTCCGGCCACACCCAGGAAGCGCAGGTCACCTTCGGTCAGGCGCTCAAGATGGCACCTGGCGACCTCGATATCGAAACCAATATGGCTCTGGCCGCGGGTCTCGAAGGCAATGCCGGTGTAGCGTTGCCCCTGGCGCAAAAGCTGGTCGGAGCCTCCAACGCGCAGCTTCATCACAAACGTAACGCCGTCATCGTCTACGGGCTGCTGGGCCAGGGTGATCAGGTCAGGGCGACACCTCCAGTGGGCCTGCCAACGCAGGAGATCAACAAGCTGCTGTCGCAGGCGCAGTCCATCCGCGCCAAAGGCTCAACACAGGCCAAGGCACAGGCCCTCGGTTCCGTCCTCGGCTAG